TGAGACTTGAAAGATGGTTACGCCGAACTGGGAACTGAGGGGTTGCTGTAACCGAAACCAGAACGCGTTCCTCATCACCATCGGAATCTTCACCGTCGTTATCCTTCTGGTCAGTTCCTTTTTTTTTCTTCTCCATCGTAAAGAATCTGAACCTTTTCTTCGATGCAACTGAAGAAGATCCGAATCATGCAATCTAGTTGTCCGATTATAATGTTTGTTGACTTGTAATAATTTGATTCAAAGTTTGTGCCTTTTTTTTTGTGTGCAGTTGTGGAGGACATTTCTTTTAACTCCGTTTAAACTGATCACTGTGTTTCTTCACGAAGCAAGTCATGCTGTTGCTTGCAAGCTTACTTGTGGAGATGTAAGCAAGCTGCCTCTCTCTCTCTCTCTCTTGACTAGTGATCCACTTTGAGAGCAATTATGTTTCAGCGTTCTATGACTGTTTAGCACGAATCATATTAATTGGTATCTTGATTCAGTCTGCAATCATGAAAAATTATATGCTTTAGGCCACTCAGACTAGTTTTAGGTTCCTTGAACTCAAACATTGTTTTATCCCTGCTTCATCAGATTTGTATATGATATCTAAATACTACCAGCTTTTTCATTAGTTTAAGAAGCTAAGACACACAGTTAGTCTACTACTTACACAAGTTCAGCTACTCAAGCCATAGATGTAGTAGGTCTACTGTAACTACCCTTGGACTGGATAAAACAGATTATATATAGCTCTTGCGAGAGCTGTTATTCAGGGCTGCGTTTATAAACATGTCCCTGCCGCCGACTGTTTAGGGAGGGTGTATATTTTCTTGTATGTAATTGAGATATTAATTTGCATAGTGCCATGTGTTTGAATACAACCATCTCCTTCTTGAACCAATAGGTAGAGGGGATGGAGGTGAATGCAAATGAAGGAGGTTCCACAACAACCCGTGGTGGCATTTATTGGCTCATCTTACCTGCTGGCTGTAATCCACAATCTATCTATCTATCTCCTCTATACAAATTAACAACAACAGAGTCCAACTTTTTGTTGATGGGTTAAAAGTATTTTAACTTTTTTTGTTTCTGTTGAATTGGCTTTGTAGATCTTGGCTCATCATTTTGGGGAATGGCTTTGATTCTTTCATCTACCAATCTGCTTACAGCTAGAATAGCTGCTGGTGGTCTGGGTCTTGCTTTATTCATCGTCCTCTTCATTGCCAAGAACGTAAGACGTCAACTCTTTTTCTCTCTTATCCAACAGTTTTTTTTTTTTTTTATCTCCTTTGAGACATTAACATCAAACAAATGAGATCCAAATTTTTCAATCTTGACAGTGGACGCTTCGTGGTCTTTGTATAGGTGTGTTATCTCATGATTCCTCTCATTACATCTTCTTGTTGGTCAAAAAACTTCTAACAGTAAATGAAAACGTTTCTCAGGTTTCATAGTTTTCCTCGCTATCATTTGGGTTCTACAAGAGTTAACTACTGTCAAAATACTCCGTTATGTCATTCTCTTTATTGGTAAGCTCTCTATTAAAGTTCCATCATTCAGTTTCATCTTTAAATTAAAAACCGGATTCACATTGCAGGTGTGATGAACAGCTTATTCTCAGTTTACGGTATGTGTTACTTTTTCTCTCATTTTATGAACAAGTATAAAAAAATTCTTATTTTCTTTTGGCTGCAATGGAAAATTAGATATCTATGATGATCTGATATCACGGAGAGTCCACTCAAGCGATGCTGAGAAGTTTGCAGAGATCTGTCCTTGCTGCACTGGTTGTGGCTGGGGTGTCATTTGGTTAGATTTTTTTAGTCCCAATTCATTACACAATAGTGAAACTGAAAGGCGTCTTCTTTTCTGACCATTTGGTTTTTGATATTCAGGGGAATGATATCATTTATGTTTCTTTGCGCGTCGCTGTATCTCGGGCTTGTGATCCTATCATAGAGAAAGGTGTTCTTTTGGTTTGGCTTTCTTGTTTTTGTTATGAACGTTGAATTCATATCCTTTTGGCTTTTGAATTCTGATTAATCTTTTGTGAACCTCTTGGTGTCTCTTCAGGTTCAGATTCTTCGTGGTGAAATGCAGAGATTCTTTTCTATCATCAGTGCGCAGTTAACAATAGTTTGATTCTTTAAGATCCCTTTGTGTGTGTTGGGATTTACATTTGATTGAAAGTTTATTTGAAAAGTTTGTATTCTTATTTTAGTTTGACGTATATTGAATACAACTCATTGATTGGTCTGTTGGATACATCGTTTAAAGAGGTACTTTGACTTCTGGTTAAGCTTCTCCATCTTGAAAATGTTTGAAGCTTAAAAAGGATAAATATATATATATATATAACTTTTTAGTTTAGAAGAAAAAAACCTTGAAAAAAAAATCTATCAAGCTTGGTGAAATCCATTTATAACCTTTTAAGCATCACCTTGTTCCATTACATACTGACTCAATGTGCTTATGCAAATGCAGTGTTAATAAAAGTTTGAATTCTTTTCATAATCTGGAGTATGCTGAATAGTACGTATCCTTTGTTTTGGTCTTTGTAATACAATGAAAGTCTATTGACTAATTTAGGTAAAGCTTTTCTTTCTAGAAAATATTCAAAGCTGGAATACGACCTCTTCCGAAAATGTATGTAATTTTAGTTTTCAAAAATATATAGTGAACTTCGTGAAAAAAACGGGGAAACGTCATAATAATCTCTTAACTTTCAAATTTAAAATTCACTATGCGTCATTTCAGTCATCAACTTTTAGCTACACACGAATAATCTTATACTTTCATTGAGCAAATCATTTTAAACCCGTTGAAAATCAACTATTAAATCTATTAGTGAATATTTAGCGGTTAACTTTCGACGAATCGACGAATCTAGAATAGCTTGGTAACGAAAATACGTTATTTGATTGGTTTCAGTTTCAAAGGTAAAGATTAAAACAGCTTACCTAAACTTTAGATTTATATGTTTTTAAAAATAATTTATCAAATATAAATTAAATGATTTTAATAATATAAAATATGACTACATATCATTAATTTTAAAGGTTATAGCTGATCAACTAAAAAAAATTCAACTTTAGATAAACAATAGAAAGCTACTGTGTATGTGTTTAGCTATTTTGAATTATAGCTTATATTGGTTAGTGTTTTAAAACACAAATTAAAAATCAATTTAGACATAACTTAAAAATGAATATGTAACTTAAAGCTATTGTAATTTTTTTGTAGAAAAAAATCATTACAAGGATTGTCTGAAAAACAATCACAAGCATGACTACGAGTTTGAGACAACTGTGAGTATTATATTTATGTCTGAATTTACTTTAACTTGCATACTTACTTATTTATATTATAATTTATATTATATTTGAGCATACTTTAAATTATTCTGAACTAATTGATATTATTACGTATTTATAAATATAACTGATTATTTTTTGATTGAACAGTTATAACTTTTTTTAGTTTGTTTAACCTTTTTAATATTTAAAATGAATTTAAGATGGAACCCCCACATAAGATAAAAAGCAATTTTGTTTCTCAAAATTATTGATATATAGTCGTATTGTATGTTAACAGTATCATATCTAATTTATATTTGGAGAATTTTCATATTTACCACTTTTTTGGTATCATTATTCCTGTTTACCACTATTAAAGAGACATTTTCAAAACTACATTTTTTATTAAGTGGTAAAAAACTCTTATATCATTGTTCTATATATATATATAAAAAATATTTAAATAAAAAATATAAAAAAAAGAAAAAAAAAGAAAAAAAATGAATTTCTTTGAATCTTTTGTGTTTTATGTTTTTGAATTATACATTTTCAAATCCGAACTTTTCTATAATTTTTGAACTATTTTTTTTAATTCTTTTTAAAAATCGAAAAACCCTAGTCCACCCCTCAACTATAAACCCTAAATCTAGATTAATTAACTCTATGGTTGTAAATGTCTTTTACCCTTCATTAAAGGTGAAGGTAAAAGTAGTTAATGTAAACATGAAAAATGATACTATGAATGTGGTATTTTTGACAATTACTCTTTATATTAGGTAAATTATTTTTAATCTAAAAATCATGTCAAAATGTAAATATCTATAATAAATAAATAATCTTAAAATAATCTTAACATCATATAATAACTTCTAAAAAGAAATATTATATTATTTATAAAAATATGGTAGGGACACAATATTTTATTACAATTTTACCATATATAAATGTTTCTAATTAGAAACATTGAAAATATATAAAGTACTTATAAAATAAATGAATATTTTTATTTTTATTTTTATTAACTTGTTTAGTGTGTAAGTTTATAACATACTTTATCTAAGATTTAAGTTATTTTGCTTATAATTTTTTTAATTATAGTAACTACCATGTATTTATTTTTTTATATTTAAATTTCTATAATTGAACTTTATGTCATAATTGAGTTAAGCAATGTCATAATTTATCCATGTCATCATTTTTAATAGGACACTAGATTTTGACCCGCGCTTAGAAAGCGTGAGTTTGTTTTTGAAATTAAATAAATTTTAAATAAATTTCCATATAAGATAGTGTATAGATTTGGATATATTTATCCAGAACGCCGAACCAAACCATACCAAAATGAAAAATACAAAATCAAAATTGAAATGAATTTCATAAATAACTGTGCATATCATATATCTTCAAAACCAAAAAAAAGTAAAACCAAACTGAGAATCAAATGGATATTTGAATTTTTAAAATACAAATTATATGCTTAAACTATTAATTATATTTAATTTCTAAATAACCAAATATCCTAAACATACTATTTATAAACCAAATTACCCGAATATTTTGTATTAAAATATTAAAAATTATCCGAAGTATCAGATATTTTTATCCGAACAACTTGAGTTACTCGAATTTTAAACTGAAAACTCAAAATATCCGATATTTTTATCTATAAATCGGTAATTACCGGAAAACCAAAATCGAACGGAACTGAATTAGACCCAATTGTTTTTGCATATTAACCGTACCCAACTTCACTACTGAACTAAACCAAAAACCAAATTAACTCAACTGAAACGAAATCAAACTTTGTAAATACCTGAATTGGTAGAACCAAAACACCAAAACCAAAAGGGTTTTAATTTCTAAATCGCATGTAACATATTTTAAAAAGGATTACATGGGACATACTTGTAGAACCTAAAATCTACACTAAGTATTTGATAGTGATCGTCGTTTGATCTAGGGAAGACAAATGATGTAGGCAACGATATCTTTAAAATACAACGATGTTAAACAGTTTCCAGTAGGTAAAAATAGACTTTATGGATGAATAAGATCGAATACAATGAGCTGAACTAGATCAAGTGATACAAATGAGATCCGTCAAAAAAGAATCTAAAATTGGGATGAGAACAAGGTCGATGTAAGTGTGTAGCTCTATCTAGGGTTTTCAACGTGTCCCTCTCCGTGTCTCTTCTCCCTTCATTATAGTAAGCCGACTTCGTGATCTTCGTAACTTCTCCGCGATCTCCGGGACTACTCCGCGATCTCCGGGACCTCGGAGTCTTTGTTTTCGAGCTCGATATGTTTGCTATGGGCTTCAGTTCCTTACGGCCCATATCTTTGATCGTAGCCCATTAATGTACTGACCGAAATTGGGTCCAATATTTGTCCCCCAGTCTCTTTTGATTTGATCGAAAAGAATAAAGAGGAGGTTAGTTATAAATTCGGGTTTTGTCGTTTGATAACCGATGCAATTTTTGTTTGATGGTTCTCAGAAAACCGTTGTTTGGCGCGTAAATTTCATTCTCTCTTTTCCTCTTTTTTTTAAAAACGCGTAACGGCTATATCAGCTGCCGCTAGGGCAAAACCTAGGTCATCATTATCTTTCTCGGGGATGATGATAGAGCCGTTAGGATGGTTATAAATACGTGAGGTTTTACGTTTCCACCTCAATTCCTTTTTGCATCTTTCGTTTTACTTATGCTCTTAAAATTTCCCGATCACCGAGCTTGAGATGTCTTCATCGTTCAGTTTCCCTTGTCCGACGACAGCAACCGATGATCTCGAGGATCTTTATAAGACGTACGGGGTTGATCGCGCCGTCGTTCTCGATTTGGCCGGTGCAACTGAGACTCCCGAAACTGTACGGGAAGGTTATTGAGGAGCCTATCTTTCTTTCTTTCACTCCTGTGGTCTTATCTTCCCAGTCCCGGAGCCGATACTTGAGATTCTGGCGGAGCTTGGGTTATCGCTTACTCAGATCCTCCCGAACTTTCTTAGGTATCTTATCGCCTTCTTGGTTAGGGCTAGGGAGGAAAGTCTTTCTTTTGGCCTTAGTGAGTTCTGGTAGCTCGTTCTGGTGAAGCAGAACCAGCAGAACCCTGGTACCTTCCTTGTGTCTCCGCGCCCAGGTCACCACGTCATCGAGGACATCCCCTATCGCGATGAGATGTGGCGCGAACAAATTTTCGTTTTCAAGATGGATCGAGCATCTATGGGTGAATTTGACTTCTCTCGGCTACCTCAGAGTTGGACCCAGAATATCGGTTAGTTTTCTTTTGTCTATGTGTCGATTTTTATCTTTGGGAAATAGGTGACTCAACTTTTCATTTTTCTTTGATCGATTCAGCTCCTTCCGGAAGCTCTTCGATGTAAGAAGGGATTCGTGATTGGATCGGGATTCTTCGGAGAGGTCGTTTGAACTGGTCTTCGTTCGACCAAACTCGGTTTCGAACCGTCTTTACTATGCCGGAGGGGATCAACAGGGCCCCTCTTGTTGGGGGTTCTGAGGATGAGGCCGAACACTCATAGGAAGTCATAGCGACTCCTTCTGTTCAGGCCCAGTGTTCGGATCGATTAACTAGACAGCTGGTGAGGAGGTCGTCATTCCGCACCTCCGGGTCTGCATCGAGGGGCCGAGCTTCTGGAAAATCTTCCTGGATTTTGATTCACGACTCCGACGATGAGAACGCTTTGGAAGAGAGACGATCTCCTGTCTCGTTGAGCACTGGCTCAGAGGACGATACCGTTGAGGCGACTCGCAAGCGAAACCGGTCGTCGAAGGGTGCCTTGCCCAGCCCATCTCATCCTAGGTTTGTTCCTGAGGGAGATGGTTCTTTGTTTGCAGCCCAAGGTGACCTAATTTCCCTCGCTGGTCGCATGAGGTCTGCAGGCTGCCGTCTTCCATCTCTTGCTTCCTTAGCCGAGAAGGAAGCTTACGCCAAGGTTGCGGTGGCGAGCTCTAAGGTTCGTTTCCCACCTTCTTTTCCTTGAAAATTTGCTTCGAGGTTCTTATTTGCTTATCATGACTTCTTCTCAGGTGATGTAAGCTTTCAATGAATACGTTGTGGTGATGGATATCACGTCGTGGCTTCTCGGAACGACAAGGAAATCGAGAGTATTGGTTCCGAGATCAAGAGCCTTTCGAAGGAGCTCGAAGCCATCAAGCGAGAAGGGAAGAAGGATGCCGAAGGCAAGAATCGCAGCGCTCGAGGTCGAGAGAGATCGGAACATTCGTCGTGCTTCTCGCGTTGCTCGTCGTGATATCACGACTCGGTATTGAAAAATCCTTGAATCCTTGAAGGATAACTGGACGAGCAAGAAAAAGGGAGTGTTTGCTGAGATTCAGCTGCACGAAGTGATCGCCAACATCGATCTTCTGAACGAGCTCAAGGATGGGGGTCTGACTCTGGACGCAGAGCTTGCTCGTTTAAAGGAGATGGAAGGAGATTGTGAGGATCACGTTGCTTCAGCTGCCGTGTCGGATTGGTCGATCTCCGAGCTCGATCTTCCTCAAGTCTCCGACGATTCAGTGGATCAAGTCGGGGGGTCGTCTGTCCCCGATGATTCCGCTTCTAGTTAAGTTTTTTTTCTTTTTTTTTGTTTAATATCTTTTTGTTTTCCGCGATCTTTGATCGTGATATCTTGGATATTCTGAATGGATAAGCATAATGTTTCGGGATATCTTCGTTTCCTTAGCCTTCGAGATTCTCTTTGTTTGGGTCGTTGAGATACGGCGAGACCTTGATCCTTATAAAGATTCACTTTGTTTTAGGATTTACCATAGTGTTTCGTTTAATTTCGGTTTTGCTTGTCAAAGGAACATGGCTTCAAGAAGATCAAACCCTCGCGACTCTGATAGGGTGCGAACTCGAACTGGTAATCCTAATGCGGAACGCATTCGATCCAGAGACGTGAGCGAAGCGCTCAGAAGTTCTTTGTGAGGAGACCCGACTTCTGCGGACTTCAGCCCAAGAGGCGAGGGTGAAAAATCTGTTGCTCGTGTTAAGTCGAGTAGCCCAACAGGTTCTGAGAGGCGTGACCGCCCCCCGAAGAAGGCGAAAACGAATGGTTCGGACCATCGTCTCGGTGTTTCGGGTGTAGCGGCTGTTGCTAAACAGTTTCATTGGCAGTTCTCACACTCCAAGGATTGCCCTATTACGGAAGACCCGGACAGTGTTGCTCACTTGGTGAGGCATTTCAAACCTGCTGGGTGTCCGTTTCCTTCTTGGCGAAATATGACGGAACACGAGGCTTATGTGAAGATGGTTGTGGCTCATGCTACAGTCATTCTTTTTGACACTCGATCCTTGTTGAATCTTTGGTTCATTTTATCTGTGCTGATTTGCTATGTTCCAGGTCATGGAGGCTAACAACGAGTTCGCAGCGACTTTGGAAAAGCGCCTGCAAGACGTCCCGCGCTCTGACGAGCTTTACGAGATAAAGAAGATCGTTCGAGAGCTAAAGCTTGGTCTGAAGATGACTCAAGATCGAGAGCGTGCCAATGCCGCTCAACTGGCCGCTGCTGAGAAATTGGGGAATCAGGTTGTTTCGCTCGAAGCTCGTCTGCGAGTTGTGTGTAACGAGAGGAAATCGGCTCTCGAACAAGTTTCCTTTTTGGAAGCGAAGGTTGAATCCCCTGCTAATAAGTTCTCTGATGACCTTCCTCGCACAACTTATGACGCTAAAAAGGCTCTGGCGGACAGCTACTTGGATGTGTTGGTATCTATGAAGGAGAAGTGGGAGAAGAAGAAGGCCGCAACTGATTGTGAAGCTCGTCTTAGGGAGGTCATGGCAAATATAGATCTCTTGAAGGAAATCATGAACAACAATCTTCTGGCTTCGGACGAGTTGTTGCGACTTTGAACGAAGGAGGTCAAGCTCGGGTCCGAGCTCGATGTGATGGCGGTTTCGGATTTCTCCGTTGGGAATCTCGATCTGCCTCACATTTTGGAGGAACTACCAGAAGATTTCTTTGCTAAGGTTCTTTCTACGGCGGACGATGTGACGATTTGACGATGTGACGATGTGACGAAGTGCTCGGGTGGTCAGTTCGAGGATGGTGAATTCGGCATCGGAGAGTAGCCTTAGGGATTTTCTGTTTCTGTTTTTCCTTTTTCCTTTTTGTTGCTTTATTTATTATTATTTAATAAAGAGGGGGTCATGAGTCCCGGTTTGTTTGCTGTTATTTTTATGTTTATGCGAGGCCGAACTTTTGGAGCCGTGAGTCGATTTGTTGTAGATACTTTTATCCATGGTTTTGTTGTAACAAAAGATTTTGTTTGCTAGTTTCGTCGCGCTCGTTGGCGGAGTTGGCCGCAACCGAAGACTTGATCAGGGTTTTGGTTTTTGGTCGACTGTCATAGTTTTGCGATTTGTAGATATAGGAAATCTGATATGCTCGAACTGCGATGTCAAAGAACTATATTTATTAATATGTCGGATTTTGTTTCGTTACAGATTTGTGAAAAGAAAGCAGTTTAATATTGTCGTGCCGTTGTTCCTTGGGTGTTGCGATATGCTCACTCCGAGTTTTGTAGTTGGAGGGTGACTGGACTCGTCTCGTGAGTTGCCTACGTACTCTCGTCGTCGAGGGATCGAGTCATAACGTAGATCGATTATTTTCCCTGAGACAGGGTCTGTTGTTCGGTGGTTCGTGTACATGGGTACGTTTGTTGTTGGTTTTGGCCGCTTGACTAGGGGTGTTGCTCGATGTCTTTGATGCTTGCGAGGTAGCATGTCCTTGAGTTCTTCTTACTTCCTCTGATAGTCTCGACTCCTTTTCTTTCGGGGTTTGAAATTTCATGCATTGGTGATATGTTGAGGGAACTGCCTTCATGCTATATAGCTAAGGCCTCCCAAGGATTGCGTTGAACGGGGCTGGACGGTCTATCACGATGAATTCTACGATTTTCCTAATTTCTCCAGCGGTTATCGCGAGTTCGATCGATCCGAGGGAGTATTTGGTTTCTCCTGCGAACCCGATGAGGGGAGTTCTTTCTTGCTTTAGGAGTGCTTTGGTGAACCTCATTCTTTTGAACGCGTCGTAGAAGAGGGCATCGGCCGAGCTTCCGGTGTCGATCATTACTTGGGATAGTTCACAACCCCTGACGCCGAGTCGTATCACGAGAGCATTGTCGTGTGGTTTATCAAGACCTGCGGTCTCATTTTCGTCGTAGGTAATTTCATAATCGGGACCTGATAGGGGCTCTCTCACTCGTACGTTGTTTTCGGCTCTCCGTTGGTACGCTTTGATTGAATTGACCGAATTGCAGAACTTGGAGCCTCCGTAAATGAAGTCGATTCGTTTTTTGTCTTTGTCGTGGGCCGGAAAATTCCATCTCTTAGTTAGTGCTGGTCGGTAGTGTCTCTGCCTCCCAGACAGATTGTGATTAAGGGTCTGCATTCTGTCTTTTTTCTGAATCTGTAGGGCAATCGGTTTTTCCAGTAGCTCGCGAATTTCGGTTATTTTGTTCATGCGCTTAAAGTTGGAGACTTTTCCGCAAGGCGACTTTATGTTTGGGTGGTACTGAGTGATACTGGGAGGAAGAGTAGCTTCATCAGGGTTTTCCAATGTGCAGATCGCCACCGTAATCTCGAAGCATATTTTCCATTCGGTCTGGCTCTTGATTTCATCGGTTGTGTTGTTGTTTGGCCCCCACAAAATCATGTCGACCCTTTTCTTCGGAGCTGGGGGTGGAGAGCTCGGTGATTCCTGCTCGGTCTCCCTGCCTCTTTTGTTTGTCGAGACTTTGGCCTTTCGGTTGGATTTTGGAGTCACTGGCTCTTCCTCTTCCTCTCCGGTTTCTTCAGTGGTTTTCTTTTCGTTCTGACTGCGAAGCGCGGTTCAACATTCTTCGGTCAAATGGCCTTTGCGGTCATGGAAAGCGCAATATTTGCTGAGTTAGTATGTCGAAGACTTTCGCGGTGAGTTGTTTATTGCATAGGAATGTTATTCTTTGGTCGCTGGCTCCTTAGGAGCAGTAGACTTTTTAGTCGCATTATTCTTGCTCGCGCTATACTGTTCTTTTAAGGCTGCGACCTCTTCTTCGTGGGTGGCGAAGTAAGAGACTCGGTGTACGGCGTCACCCAACTAGATAGGTGCTCGTACTGCTAGTTCTTCCCTGAATTTGGATGAGAACCAGACGCCATTCTTCAATGCTGCTAGGGTGACGACCTCTTTCGGATGCGAAATCTTGGCTATGATTTCTCGGAACTTGTTTATGTATGCTCTCAACGGCTCAAAAGGCGCTTGCTTGAGATTCCAAAGATCTGCCTCGGAAACTCTTGTCTCTATGAAGACTGAATATTGTTTGAGGAACGTAGATACCAACTGAGTGATATTGTCAATCGAGTTTTCCTCTAGTCCAGCGAACCATTCGAGGGCAGCCCCCTTGAGGTTCTCGGCGAAGAAGCAGCAATAACCGGCCTCTTTTTCGTCGTCTGTGAGGTGTGCTCTTGATATTGCTAGGCGGAGGGCTCGTACGTGGGCCTTCGGCTCCGAGTTTCCTGCGTATTCGGGGAATTTTAACTTCCCAACATGATGCAGGCTCACGCTGGCCATTTTGTTTGTAAACCAAGTTCTTCTTGTTTCCTCAATGACCCTGTCGATATCTGGGGTAGAGCTCGTTGCCATACGTACGATGGCATGTATCCTCTTTAGCTCGGCGTCGTTCCTCTCGATATAATTCTAGAACGCTCCGGTTTCACTCGGGATCCCTAGGCCTTCCCATTAGAGGTCGATATTGACGGGGGCATGAAGGTCATGCTTCCGAGCTTGTTCTGTTAGGTTATCGAATCCTGCCTGATGAAGGGTCCTCGTGGTGGATGGTGTTCCATTTTTGGGGATCGAATGGTTTGACGGCGGGGTCCGTGTTCTCAGTTCCCCCTGCCTTTTCGTTGATCCGTTCTTGAATTGGATCGGAGTACTTCGTGGACGTTGAAGCCCAGTGTCGATTTCATCCATTCCGCTATAGCTTAAGCTTCGGTGGGTCATGCCCCGCGGTTGGGGTCGTTGTGAGTTTTCTCTCGTGTAGCGTCCGAATCGAGCGCTTGGGATCTCCGGAGTGCCGAACAGACCGGCGTTTTGGGGGTTCGACGTCCCTCGTAACAGATCGAGGGGCTTTTGATTTCTTTCTCGAACGTTTGCAGCTCGATGCTCTGTGAGTTCCCTCTCAGGCTTGTCTAGTCGATTAGTGATGGTTTGATTGGCGATCCTTTGGTTACGAATTTCGTCGATTAGAGCCAAGAGCATTCCTCGAAGTTCGGTCATTTCTTCTCGAGTTTGTGCTAGAGGGGTCGGCGAAATTGGTCTGAATTGAGATCGGGTTAGGTCATCGTTTGATTGTTTGTCCCCGGGACGATTCCAGACTCGAGCTCCGACCCGTTCTGGGATCGATGTCTGATTGATCGGGAGAGATCGATCTTGACTTGAAGTCCCGATCGGAGGGATTCGTTGCATCTGGGTTGTTCCGGTCGTGTCATTGGCTCCCGTTAACCCAGCTGGTGTCGCTTTGGTACCGAGTTGGATCCGATGGGATCGATGTTGTTGACTCTTGAGGGTGTGGTTCCGACGGTTTGGTTGGGATCCATAATCACGCTTAGGAAACTTAGATCGGTTTCTTAGCAAAGATGTTTTTCGTTTATCGTCCCCACAGTCGGCGCCAAAATGTAGAACCTAAAATCTACACTAAGTATTTGATAGTGATCGGGGTTTGATTTAGGGAAGACAAATGATGTAGGCAACGGTATCTTTAGAATACAACGATGTTAAACAGTTTCCAGTAGGTAAAAATGGACTTTATTGACGAATAAGATCGAATACAATGAGCTGAGCTGAACTAGATCGAGTGATACAAATGAGATCCGT
This genomic interval from Brassica oleracea var. oleracea cultivar TO1000 chromosome C2, BOL, whole genome shotgun sequence contains the following:
- the LOC106324930 gene encoding uncharacterized protein LOC106324930, translating into MVTPNWELRGCCNRNQNAFLITIGIFTVVILLLWRTFLLTPFKLITVFLHEASHAVACKLTCGDVEGMEVNANEGGSTTTRGGIYWLILPAGYLGSSFWGMALILSSTNLLTARIAAGGLGLALFIVLFIAKNWTLRGLCIGFIVFLAIIWVLQELTTVKILRYVILFIGVMNSLFSVYDIYDDLISRRVHSSDAEKFAEICPCCTGCGWGVIWGMISFMFLCASLYLGLVILS